A DNA window from Methanococcus voltae PS contains the following coding sequences:
- the guaA gene encoding glutamine-hydrolyzing GMP synthase: MFNSKIFIEETVEEIKKAINGRKTIIALSGGVDSSVASVLVSKAVGENLLAVFVDTGLMRKNETEEIKKIFQDEMGVNLKIVYAKDRFLGELAGVDDPETKRKIIGRVFIEIFEEVAKENGEEVLIQGTIAPDWIESEGEIKTHHNIALPSGMVLDVVEPIRDLYKDEVRQVAVELGLPDAVAYRQPFPGPGLAVRILGEITEEKLEICKEANAIVSEEIEKEGLDKELWQYFAAVLDTKATGVKGDIRDYNWLVALRFVESLDAMTATAPEIPFSIIKRISKRITSEIPNVTRVVLDVTDKPPATIEFE; encoded by the coding sequence ATGTTTAATTCAAAAATATTTATAGAGGAAACCGTTGAAGAAATAAAAAAAGCTATAAACGGAAGAAAAACCATTATCGCATTAAGTGGCGGTGTTGATAGCTCCGTAGCTTCTGTTTTAGTAAGTAAAGCAGTTGGTGAGAACTTATTAGCGGTATTTGTAGATACTGGTTTAATGAGAAAAAACGAAACTGAGGAAATCAAAAAGATTTTCCAGGATGAAATGGGCGTAAACTTAAAAATCGTTTATGCTAAAGATAGGTTTTTAGGCGAATTAGCAGGAGTCGACGACCCTGAAACAAAAAGAAAAATAATCGGTAGAGTATTCATTGAAATATTTGAAGAAGTTGCAAAAGAAAACGGTGAAGAAGTTTTAATTCAAGGAACAATTGCTCCTGACTGGATTGAAAGTGAAGGAGAAATTAAAACACACCACAATATTGCTTTACCATCAGGAATGGTTTTAGATGTTGTAGAACCTATTAGAGATTTATACAAAGACGAAGTTAGACAAGTTGCTGTAGAATTAGGTTTACCAGACGCTGTTGCATACAGACAACCATTCCCAGGACCAGGATTGGCTGTAAGAATACTCGGAGAAATTACTGAAGAAAAATTAGAAATTTGTAAGGAAGCAAACGCTATTGTAAGCGAAGAAATTGAAAAAGAAGGACTCGATAAAGAATTATGGCAATACTTTGCTGCAGTTCTTGATACAAAAGCTACAGGTGTTAAAGGAGATATTAGGGACTACAACTGGCTTGTAGCTCTTAGATTTGTTGAGTCATTAGATGCAATGACTGCGACAGCTCCAGAAATACCATTTAGCATTATTAAAAGAATTAGTAAAAGAATTACTTCAGAAATTCCAAACGTTACAAGAGTTGTACTCGATGTTACCGATAAACCTCCTGCAACCATTGAATTTGAATAA